One genomic segment of Fervidobacterium pennivorans includes these proteins:
- a CDS encoding adenylate kinase, translating to MNLVFLGPPGAGKGTYAKRLVEKYNIPHISTGDIFREAIAKGTELGKKVQNIVNSGNLVPDELTNALVEERLKQPDCANGFILDGYPRTLNQAQALDSMLSAMGKTLDGAIYFEVDEETVVQRISTRRVCSKCGKVYNLITLPPKQDGICDDCGGQLIQREDDKEEVVRSRYRVYIEKTSPLIEYYRNQNKLFTLDGRKSVEEVMKMLFNILGGIETK from the coding sequence ATGAACCTGGTATTCTTGGGACCTCCGGGGGCTGGAAAAGGAACGTATGCAAAAAGGTTAGTTGAAAAATACAATATACCACACATCTCAACAGGTGATATATTCAGAGAAGCGATAGCAAAAGGCACAGAACTCGGAAAGAAAGTGCAGAATATTGTGAATTCCGGAAATCTAGTGCCAGACGAACTAACGAATGCATTGGTTGAGGAGCGATTAAAGCAACCAGACTGTGCAAATGGTTTTATTCTGGACGGATATCCGAGAACGCTAAACCAGGCTCAAGCATTAGACAGTATGCTTTCTGCTATGGGTAAAACATTGGATGGAGCTATATACTTTGAAGTTGATGAAGAAACTGTTGTCCAAAGGATTTCAACCAGAAGAGTGTGCTCTAAATGTGGTAAGGTTTATAATTTGATTACACTACCACCAAAGCAAGATGGAATTTGCGATGATTGTGGTGGACAACTAATTCAAAGGGAAGACGATAAGGAAGAGGTTGTTAGAAGCCGATACAGAGTCTATATCGAAAAAACATCACCGTTAATCGAATATTATAGAAATCAAAACAAACTTTTTACTTTAGATGGCAGAAAGAGTGTAGAAGAAGTAATGAAAATGTTGTTTAATATATTGGGTGGTATCGAAACGAAATGA
- the secY gene encoding preprotein translocase subunit SecY has protein sequence MWKALRNAMKIPEVRDRVIFTFLMLLVFRLGIYVPVPGINIKAWGEALSKQGTGLAGGVLSFYDVFTGGAFSRFSVFSMSVTPYINASIIMQLLASIIPSLKELLKEGEEGRKKFQHYTKNLTIGLAALQSFVVSFGLANSYQGIIAVNKWLFSFVSTVSLVAGTMFLLWIGDRITEKGIGNGVSILIFAGIVARYPAYFRNAVLGNLNIFGWIFLIAVAVFMVVAIIYVQQAERRIKIEYATRMVGRRIYGGTSTYLPIKVNHSGVIPIIFAWAIVSIPEAIAQITGAQWAIKLFSMQSPLMIITYALLIFFFTYFYSVVVIDPKDISENIKRYGGFIPGIRAGRPTEEYITYVLNRVTFIGAIFLVGISLLPYLVEGITRVNIWLGGTSALIAVGVALDIAQQIEAHLIMRNYEGFVKKGKISGRR, from the coding sequence ATGTGGAAAGCGCTGCGCAATGCGATGAAGATTCCAGAGGTGCGGGATAGGGTTATCTTTACATTTTTAATGTTACTTGTCTTTAGGTTGGGAATTTACGTTCCAGTTCCGGGTATAAACATCAAAGCTTGGGGGGAGGCGCTTTCCAAGCAGGGCACCGGCCTTGCCGGTGGTGTTCTTAGTTTTTATGACGTCTTTACCGGAGGTGCATTTAGCAGATTCTCCGTATTCTCAATGAGTGTTACGCCATACATTAATGCATCAATTATTATGCAACTTCTTGCTTCTATTATTCCTTCTCTCAAGGAGCTTCTCAAAGAAGGAGAGGAAGGTAGGAAAAAATTCCAGCATTATACGAAGAATCTAACAATCGGTCTTGCAGCACTCCAGTCATTTGTTGTTTCGTTTGGCTTGGCTAATAGCTATCAAGGAATAATAGCAGTTAACAAATGGTTGTTCTCATTTGTCTCGACGGTATCTCTTGTTGCTGGAACGATGTTCCTACTTTGGATAGGTGATAGGATTACCGAAAAAGGTATTGGCAACGGTGTAAGTATCCTTATTTTTGCAGGTATAGTTGCAAGATATCCAGCATACTTTAGGAATGCGGTTCTTGGAAATCTCAACATATTCGGTTGGATTTTCCTTATCGCAGTTGCGGTATTCATGGTTGTTGCTATAATTTACGTCCAACAAGCTGAAAGAAGAATCAAAATTGAATACGCTACAAGAATGGTTGGAAGAAGGATATACGGTGGAACGAGCACGTATCTGCCAATAAAAGTCAACCACTCTGGAGTTATCCCAATAATCTTTGCATGGGCGATAGTTAGTATTCCAGAAGCAATTGCACAAATCACAGGCGCACAGTGGGCAATCAAACTTTTTAGCATGCAGAGCCCACTTATGATAATAACTTACGCACTGCTTATATTCTTCTTCACTTACTTCTACAGCGTTGTAGTCATCGACCCAAAGGACATTTCAGAAAATATCAAACGCTACGGCGGATTTATCCCTGGTATCAGAGCTGGAAGACCTACAGAAGAGTACATTACATACGTGCTTAACAGAGTAACGTTTATAGGTGCTATCTTCTTGGTCGGTATTTCCTTGCTTCCATATCTTGTTGAAGGCATAACAAGAGTCAATATCTGGCTGGGCGGAACGAGTGCACTTATCGCTGTTGGTGTGGCACTTGATATAGCTCAGCAAATAGAAGCTCATCTCATAATGAGAAATTACGAAGGTTTTGTGAAGAAAGGGAAAATTTCCGGTAGAAGATAA
- the rplO gene encoding 50S ribosomal protein L15, with amino-acid sequence MPEILTIDQLRPTPGSNKKFKRVGRGQGSGKGKTAGRGHKGQKARGTGKVSPWMEGGQTPLHRRLPKFGFKNFTKKIYAVVNLDTLEEKFESNDVVTPEVLLEKGIINKIYDGVKILARGEITKPLVVKAHKFSEKAKEKIEKVGGKIEVI; translated from the coding sequence ATGCCTGAAATTCTTACTATAGACCAGCTTAGACCAACTCCTGGTTCAAACAAAAAGTTCAAACGGGTTGGAAGAGGTCAAGGTTCCGGAAAAGGAAAAACTGCAGGTAGAGGTCACAAAGGACAAAAAGCAAGAGGAACAGGTAAGGTCAGTCCATGGATGGAAGGTGGACAGACACCATTACACAGAAGACTTCCAAAATTCGGATTTAAGAACTTCACAAAGAAAATCTATGCTGTCGTTAACCTTGATACACTTGAGGAAAAATTCGAAAGCAACGATGTAGTGACTCCAGAAGTTCTTTTGGAGAAAGGTATAATTAACAAAATTTATGATGGTGTTAAGATACTTGCCAGAGGAGAAATAACAAAGCCACTCGTAGTTAAGGCGCACAAATTTAGTGAAAAGGCGAAAGAGAAGATAGAAAAAGTCGGCGGTAAAATAGAGGTGATTTAA
- the rpmD gene encoding 50S ribosomal protein L30 has translation MKKLKITLVRSPIGYKYDQKDTVRRLGLRKMHQTVIKNDTPQIRGMVEKVKHLLKVEEIEE, from the coding sequence ATGAAGAAATTGAAGATTACGCTAGTAAGAAGTCCAATTGGATACAAATACGACCAAAAAGATACTGTCAGAAGACTTGGTCTGAGGAAGATGCACCAGACTGTAATTAAGAACGACACACCACAGATTAGAGGTATGGTCGAAAAAGTAAAGCACCTTCTTAAGGTTGAAGAGATTGAAGAATAA
- the rpsE gene encoding 30S ribosomal protein S5: protein MSEITEKIKQSAETFEERIIEIRRTTKVTKGGKNLSFRVLAVVGNRDGKVGVGVGKAREVPDAIRKALVSARRNMIEVPVVKGTIPHEVVGKQDAAKILMKPAAPGTGIIANGTVRAILELAGVQNVLTKAMGSTNPVVMAQATINGIKNLYPIEKIAALRDITPAQVVRGVKKEG, encoded by the coding sequence GTGTCAGAAATTACAGAAAAGATAAAACAGTCTGCCGAAACATTTGAGGAAAGGATAATAGAGATTAGAAGGACAACAAAGGTTACAAAAGGTGGTAAAAACCTTTCGTTCAGAGTCCTCGCTGTTGTTGGCAACAGGGACGGTAAAGTTGGCGTTGGGGTTGGAAAGGCAAGAGAAGTGCCCGATGCTATTAGAAAAGCCCTTGTAAGTGCAAGAAGAAACATGATAGAAGTACCTGTTGTAAAAGGAACAATACCACACGAAGTCGTTGGCAAGCAGGATGCAGCAAAGATACTCATGAAACCCGCTGCACCTGGTACCGGTATCATCGCAAATGGTACAGTTCGTGCTATTCTTGAATTAGCAGGTGTTCAAAACGTTCTAACCAAAGCAATGGGGTCAACAAACCCAGTTGTAATGGCTCAGGCAACTATAAACGGAATAAAGAACCTCTATCCAATTGAAAAGATAGCAGCACTAAGAGATATAACCCCTGCTCAAGTAGTTCGTGGAGTCAAAAAGGAGGGCTAA
- the rplR gene encoding 50S ribosomal protein L18, with translation MIKREDRKKLRLVRHRRIRKKIFGTPERPRLAVYRSEKHIYAQIIDDTVGRTLVAASTVEKDIKERVKKTWNVAAAKEVGKIIAERALAKGITTVVFDRGGFKYHGRIKALADAAREAGLKF, from the coding sequence GTGATTAAGAGAGAAGACCGCAAGAAATTGAGGCTTGTCAGGCATAGAAGAATAAGGAAAAAAATATTTGGAACACCTGAGAGACCGAGACTCGCCGTCTACAGAAGCGAAAAGCACATCTACGCACAGATAATAGATGACACTGTTGGAAGAACACTTGTCGCAGCATCCACGGTTGAAAAAGACATAAAAGAAAGAGTTAAAAAGACTTGGAATGTTGCAGCAGCTAAAGAGGTAGGAAAAATCATTGCAGAAAGAGCATTGGCAAAGGGTATCACTACCGTTGTTTTTGACCGTGGCGGATTTAAATACCACGGAAGAATTAAAGCTCTTGCGGATGCTGCAAGAGAAGCTGGACTGAAATTCTAA